TCTGGAGTACCCCAGAAAGTGAATGCCTCTTCCACTTCCTGTAAAAACAAGATATTCAAGTTGCAAGCAGAAAATGGTTCAAAAATCATatatactaaaaattaaaacaaggtATTTAAGAAACTTTTATGCAGAAAATGCTTCGAAAACCACATAACAAAGGTATAACATCATGAAGTTAGTGAATAAAGGACGAAAACACTCATTTTAAGCAAAAAAGTGCAAAGTTGAaacttttttattcatttactGAGCAACTATCAGTAAAACAAAGAAACCGTGATTTGCGCTCATTACtatttagaaaaataagaatGCACATTAACAATAAACACCAGTTAATTGCCAGGAAAAaatcatcattattattttttttttttttaaaaaaaatcaagagagaTGATTTTCCTACCCATATTCTAGTGCCCTACCTAAAAAGTCAAATGAGACACATTTTGACCAATCATTCCTAAGCAGAAAGCTGTCCCTAACATATTACCTCAATAAAAGCCTTTGGGTTTGGGCAGTTTTGTTGCTTTGATAATCTAAGTGTGCACTCGGCTGCAGTGCGACCATCTCGACGGGCAACAGCCTTAAAAAAATCCACCAAATTTACTCTATCACTTCCAGAAAGTTCAGCAGTCATGCCTACATCAAGGAAAATGACATGAGGCTTTGATTTGAAGAGCCGTTTTCGAGGAGACTTGCTTTGAGACACCCGGACAAGGATATTTCCAGGATGCATATCTGCATGAATAAAGTTGTCCACCTGAAAGAAGAAATTCGGATATCTTGGAGGCCAAAACtatattatgtttaaattacAAACAACTACTAGCTCAGAACATCAACTCATAATTAACAACTGGAACAGATTCTAATGACAAATAAAACAAGCAAGCAAAATAGGATCGTACTGTTATATCAGTGTTGTATTACatgcaagaaaagaaaaaatctttgaCTATGTAACCTTTCAGGCAAAGAAAAACATTCCAAGATAAATGCTTAAAGCAAATCTTAAATCCAATATGTGATAGATGAAAAagagttttcctttttttcttccatcttctttcattttccttaatatatgcttctattttatttgtaaaagaaaataaaaagttaatgaTTACAAATAGACATTTCAACTCAGTAAGATCAACCTCTAAAGACATTTCAATTTGAAGTTGCAGTTtctcatgaatatataaatGATATTGAGCAATATTTTCTACATTTTGTGTATTGTAATAAGGGGCATATAATACCTTAaggggagagagggagggagggagggagagagagagctaatgTTTGTGGTCAAGGAGCTGGAATTTCCTAAGGGATCATAGCCTTGGAAAAGCCTTTACAATGGCATGATGCTGAACCGTTGGCTAGTTCATGCAGTGCAAATGGTTAATTGTCTAGGTTTTTCAGGATATTTCCTGTGTATAGcatcaattaataaaaacattaagCTTTAATAGTCAGAGATAGCCTTAACTGTGTCATACAACCAACTTTCAAATGAAAATTAGAttataaaatcaatgaaatcaCCAAATGCCAAAGGATAAAATCATTGAAAGCTGTGTcaatgtaaaatataaaatgttaCCAGAAGCATCTTTAAAAGTGCATGAGTCCCGATATGAGCAAGCGCAGATTTAAGCCTTTCATGTCCTTGAAGCTCATCGACATAGTGTGAGACACTTTCCCCTTGCTCATAAGTTTCAACTAAGACAGCAGGATGCACAAGTGGATACACTGGCTTAGGGAATGAAACATTCTTCCATTGACGGAAATTATAAATAAAGCGGCTCAAATGAGCAGCTTCCCTTGCAAGGTCAACTTGAGACATCATAAAAACTGCAAACTGCTGTACACTTTCATCCAATCTCAACCACTTCAGAGTAggaatgaaatttgaaatttttgctaCTGAATTGATTATCACAAAATCCCTCCTGATTGATTCACCAACACCAGGATGTCTAACCTTTACAGCAACTACTATGGGTTTCACCTGTTGACCAGGGTATCGAAATCTCAAAGAAGCCCGATGCACTTGAGCAATACTTCCAGATGCTACAGGTGCCTCTTCAAAATTATCAAATATTTCAGAGAGCTTGCGGCCAAATGCTCTTTCTATAGTTTTCTTTGAGTATGCAAAGCTGTGCTCAGGAGCTTTGGTGTGAAGCTCTGAAAGCTTGGTACATAAATCTCTAGGGAAAAGATCTGGTCGTGTAGCTGCCCATTGACCCCATTTTATGAATGCAGGACCTGCTTTTTCAAGCGTCCGATGAACAACCTGAAGCCACATTTTCCTAAACTGAACTCCAAAGCAATCTGCAAATGGTGCCATCATGATGCTGGGTGAAAACAAAATCGCTAGATAGAGAGCTCTCAGTAACAAGACTACAGCTTCTACTACTGAGAACAGCAATGAGGTCATATAAGCATGCCCATCTTGTGCACGCATATACAAAGCATTTTGTGAAAGGGGGTGATCCAAGTCTGGAAACGTTCTTTGTGCCCATGCAAGCTGTCCACATGTGAAAGCAAAAATACCAGGAACCATCACATGAGAGCGTGCCAGCGCCAAGCTCACCGCTTGAGCAATCCTATTAATGGGGGGAAATGAATGACCACTGgaagaatatttttggtaaaGCTTTTTCCAAGCAACTTGGGCATTATTCGTCACTATACTGGCAGAGAAATTCCTAGAAAAACAACTGTGGACAAAACTCTTCTTGGTGTTGTACAACGATAATGAAGCATTCCCCCTACTTGAAAAGCTATAATACGAGCATCGGGGCAGATGTAGCCCAACCATAACAACACCCCCATACTTGCGTACCTCTGGATGGCCGCTCCTCTGGTTTCTAAGGATAGAATGTGCGACTCTACTTATATTTCGAAACATCAAAAGTCTGCAGATTTCAGAATGATGTAGATTAGCACCACAAACATTTTGCAGAAATTTTACAGAACAGCTACtgttttcatgaaatttttttaacaaattataGTCATTAAaattagggctgagcatggggcggggatggggattttttgaccccgccccgcagaggtgcgggttccccaaagtGAACCCGCACCCTGCAGAAAACCCCTTCCACCCGCACGGGGCGGGTGTAGATGGGGCGGGgctgcggggcggggatccccgcgggtatgcggggatccccgcgggttgTGACCCATTAACCCttgtgttcaattttttttttttttacagggGAACAGAGCTCTGGGTTGCAAAATACAAAGAACAGAACAagaaacccaaatccaaaacatCACATAGTCGGCTGAACCACACAACCAGCTagaaacccaaatccaaaacataACTCAAACCAAAAATCAACATACGGTTTCCCCAACATACACGGCCGAATCTTCACAGGGCCAACAGGAAATCCATACCCAAAATCATTTACAGATTCAAATCAAActcatgaaaaacaaaaaggaaaaccctCACTAATCAACAACGAAAATCAATGGAAGCATCAGAtttaaaataagggaaaataagggaaaattgTAACGTATCAAGCTGCTGTGGCCTGCTGGGCGCTGGCTGCTGCTGCTCTGTGCCGGACCGTGCGTGCCGTGCGGGGAGGTGACTAGGTGAGCCGATGCTGGGATGGGAGACTGGGGGCGGCGCAACTCAACAGAGAATCAACAGATTCCCGATCTCCTCACTCCTcagtctctcgatctctctctcttcaacagATTCCCGATCTCCTCAGTCTCCTCAGTCTCTCGATCTCGCTCTGTGTATCTCGACTCGGCGAGAAGAagttgaagaacaaaagaagaggaaagaagaataagaaaaggaagaggcAGAAGCAGGGGCGGACTAGCTTTAGGGCCAGCAGGGCAGGGGCCGTGGCCCCTGCTGgcccctgaaaaaaaaaaataaataaataaataaataaataaataaataaatttactatACGTCTATACTAGTCTAGAATTCCCAAGTTGGCCCCACCAAGGCCACCATCACTATCCagtagccattttttttttttttttttaggggccCACAGCATTGAATACCAAAATCAGTTCATTGCTTCTTAGTTCTTCGGTTCTTCCGTCTATTATCCTCTACTCTAGCCTTCTATTAACACTTAGCAGTCTATCAGAAGTGAGGAGTCCATTGTCCAAGACACTCCATCAGTCGATTCAGACTTTCAGTTTCAGTCCATCTCACCTGCTGCAGCACCTCAAGCACGCACGGCTCAAGATATGAAatgatagaagaagaaaaaaaaaaaggaaaaaaacctGTAAAAGCTATTAGACAAAGAACTAAAAGAACGAacgaaaaacacaaaaaaaaaaaagaacgaacgaacgaacaaacgaaaaaaaaagaagcatgcaCAGCTGCACTGCGCCACTGCCAGTCTGCCTGTGACTGCCGACTGGTGTTGGTAGGGAAAATAACTGAGGATTTGCCTCTCGGTTTTTATCGTTTTTCTTTACAATGTAAGAGCACTAACTTTCTTGGTCTTTgttatttagggtttttatgCTAATTCTTGGATATAATCCTGATATGATGGGGGTTTCTTTGCggatttttgttgttgaaatttTCTGCCTTTTAAGGTTTTACCCAAAAATTTCTTGCAATTTCAGGATTTGTGTGATCATTTTTGGAactttctagggttttggattTGCGTTTGGTgatttgaaaatcattttcctgtGGTAATTTCACCGAATTTTAGGGCTTATGgaagttgaaaaatgaaaatgcattGCCGCTGTTTGGTTACTGTAGGTTT
This DNA window, taken from Alnus glutinosa chromosome 5, dhAlnGlut1.1, whole genome shotgun sequence, encodes the following:
- the LOC133869561 gene encoding uncharacterized protein LOC133869561 isoform X3, producing MFRNISRVAHSILRNQRSGHPEVRKYGGVVMVGLHLPRCSYYSFSSRGNASLSLYNTKKSFVHSCFSRNFSASIVTNNAQVAWKKLYQKYSSSGHSFPPINRIAQAVSLALARSHVMVPGIFAFTCGQLAWAQRTFPDLDHPLSQNALYMRAQDGHAYMTSLLFSVVEAVVLLLRALYLAILFSPSIMMAPFADCFGVQFRKMWLQVVHRTLEKAGPAFIKWGQWAATRPDLFPRDLCTKLSELHTKAPEHSFAYSKKTIERAFGRKLSEIFDNFEEAPVASGSIAQVHRASLRFRYPGQQVKPIVVAVKVRHPGVGESIRRDFVIINSVAKISNFIPTLKWLRLDESVQQFAVFMMSQVDLAREAAHLSRFIYNFRQWKNVSFPKPVYPLVHPAVLVETYEQGESVSHYVDELQGHERLKSALAHIGTHALLKMLLVDNFIHADMHPGNILVRVSQSKSPRKRLFKSKPHVIFLDVGMTAELSGSDRVNLVDFFKAVARRDGRTAAECTLRLSKQQNCPNPKAFIEEVEEAFTFWGTPEGDLVHPAECMQQLLEKVRRHRVNVDGNVCTVLVTTLVLEGWQQKLDPSYDVMQTLQTLLLKADWAKSLSYTIEGLMAP
- the LOC133869561 gene encoding uncharacterized protein LOC133869561 isoform X2 encodes the protein MSRLLMFRNISRVAHSILRNQRSGHPEVRKYGGVVMVGLHLPRCSYYSFSSRGNASLSLYNTKKSFVHSCFSRNFSASIVTNNAQVAWKKLYQKYSSSGHSFPPINRIAQAVSLALARSHVMVPGIFAFTCGQLAWAQRTFPDLDHPLSQNALYMRAQDGHAYMTSLLFSVVEAVVLLLRALYLAILFSPSIMMAPFADCFGVQFRKMWLQVVHRTLEKAGPAFIKWGQWAATRPDLFPRDLCTKLSELHTKAPEHSFAYSKKTIERAFGRKLSEIFDNFEEAPVASGSIAQVHRASLRFRYPGQQVKPIVVAVKVRHPGVGESIRRDFVIINSVAKISNFIPTLKWLRLDESVQQFAVFMMSQVDLAREAAHLSRFIYNFRQWKNVSFPKPVYPLVHPAVLVETYEQGESVSHYVDELQGHERLKSALAHIGTHALLKMLLVDNFIHADMHPGNILVRVSQSKSPRKRLFKSKPHVIFLDVGMTAELSGSDRVNLVDFFKAVARRDGRTAAECTLRLSKQQNCPNPKAFIEEVEEAFTFWGTPEGDLVHPAECMQQLLEKVRRHRVNVDGNVCTVLVTTLVLEGWQQKLDPSYDVMQTLQTLLLKADWAKSLSYTIEGLMAP
- the LOC133869561 gene encoding uncharacterized protein LOC133869561 isoform X1, producing the protein MLSPNFNDYNLLKKFHENSSCSVKFLQNVCGANLHHSEICRLLMFRNISRVAHSILRNQRSGHPEVRKYGGVVMVGLHLPRCSYYSFSSRGNASLSLYNTKKSFVHSCFSRNFSASIVTNNAQVAWKKLYQKYSSSGHSFPPINRIAQAVSLALARSHVMVPGIFAFTCGQLAWAQRTFPDLDHPLSQNALYMRAQDGHAYMTSLLFSVVEAVVLLLRALYLAILFSPSIMMAPFADCFGVQFRKMWLQVVHRTLEKAGPAFIKWGQWAATRPDLFPRDLCTKLSELHTKAPEHSFAYSKKTIERAFGRKLSEIFDNFEEAPVASGSIAQVHRASLRFRYPGQQVKPIVVAVKVRHPGVGESIRRDFVIINSVAKISNFIPTLKWLRLDESVQQFAVFMMSQVDLAREAAHLSRFIYNFRQWKNVSFPKPVYPLVHPAVLVETYEQGESVSHYVDELQGHERLKSALAHIGTHALLKMLLVDNFIHADMHPGNILVRVSQSKSPRKRLFKSKPHVIFLDVGMTAELSGSDRVNLVDFFKAVARRDGRTAAECTLRLSKQQNCPNPKAFIEEVEEAFTFWGTPEGDLVHPAECMQQLLEKVRRHRVNVDGNVCTVLVTTLVLEGWQQKLDPSYDVMQTLQTLLLKADWAKSLSYTIEGLMAP